In Novipirellula caenicola, one genomic interval encodes:
- a CDS encoding efflux RND transporter permease subunit, with product MLEKFVNHRTLANVLMLSFIGLGLYAIPRLQKETFPNFDSSEVQIVMTYRGASAEDVEQGICLPIEDALDGIQNIKKVTSSAQEGYASIVVEIEEHADLSEALNDIETEVEAISDLPDGAEDLFITELNRTDSVMTIAISGPVDPDSLKDYCEGFKTQLKRLPGVSLVEIQGFSDRQLRIELDVEALRRLGLSAEMVAASVRSQNLDLPVGTIESEHEDILLRLVEQQQTPQDIEEIVVHGVTGRSEVRIRDIGRVVDGFADAEQEAWIAGQRAGIIQVNKTTSHDTTKIAEVVREFVVKEQQRQPQLQITITNDESDLIVQRLTLLAKNAWQGIVLVFLVMWVFFNVRLSFWVVMSLPVSFMGAFFVLPLIGQTLNMMSSVAILMATGILMDDGIVIAENIARHVSLGKHPMRAAVDGVKEVAGGVVSSFLTTCCVLLPLAVLEGHIGKVLRVIPMVLLTTLAISLVEAFLILPAHLGHSIKPTDANAPRGLRAKIDAAVDWVRENVFGKLIDLAIHWRFLSIGLSIATFIMALAMVAGGVVNFIPFPDLEGDMVEARVLMPQGTPLSKTEAIVRDINDAVARTNDRFPDQPTGDDLVRTVMSKFNENSDAGESGPHVATVTVRMLQPDERNTSTAEFIRALREEVGRVPNAISVTIAEATRGPAGRAVEVLFKSDDLHIAQSAALETQQWMARYSGVYNFNTDLRPGKQEIRLHLKPDAVALGLNVQAMASQLSTAFQGAKISDIQAGVDQYEINVQLAPESRDTLGSFLDFQFILAGGIQVPLHSVADLEVTYGWSKISRVDGWRTVTLTADTDTDVVNTTKLMREFQSELMPKLLSQHPGLKVSLGGEAERSSETGSSMASLFLLGLFGVYAILSFQFESWLEPLIVMAAIPMSLIGMIFGHMWMGMEISMPSLVGFVSLAGIVVNDSILLVLFLKKERSEGKPSYDSARSASRLRFRAIMLTSITTMAGLLPLTLEKSTQAQVLIPTAVSIVFGLLSSTILVLIVIPCVYVAACDVGLIRPDDHEPNPTT from the coding sequence GTGCTAGAGAAATTTGTCAATCACCGCACATTGGCCAACGTGCTGATGTTGTCCTTCATCGGGTTGGGGCTGTACGCCATCCCGCGACTGCAGAAGGAAACCTTTCCTAACTTTGACAGTTCGGAAGTCCAAATCGTGATGACCTATCGCGGTGCGTCGGCCGAGGATGTCGAGCAAGGAATTTGCTTGCCGATCGAAGACGCGCTGGACGGGATCCAGAACATTAAAAAGGTGACCAGCAGCGCCCAAGAGGGCTATGCATCAATCGTGGTCGAGATAGAGGAGCATGCCGATTTGTCGGAGGCCCTCAATGACATCGAAACGGAAGTGGAAGCGATTTCGGATCTTCCCGATGGAGCCGAGGATTTGTTCATTACCGAACTGAACCGCACGGATTCGGTGATGACGATTGCGATCAGCGGCCCCGTCGATCCAGACTCGCTGAAGGATTACTGCGAAGGTTTTAAGACACAACTCAAGCGATTGCCCGGAGTGTCGCTGGTCGAGATCCAAGGGTTCTCAGATCGACAGCTTCGCATTGAATTGGATGTCGAAGCACTGCGTCGGCTGGGTTTGTCAGCCGAGATGGTGGCCGCTTCCGTCCGTAGCCAGAATTTGGATTTGCCGGTCGGCACAATCGAATCCGAACACGAGGACATTTTGTTGCGGTTGGTCGAGCAACAACAGACGCCGCAAGACATTGAAGAAATTGTTGTCCATGGAGTGACCGGCCGGTCGGAAGTCCGGATCCGCGATATCGGACGCGTCGTCGACGGTTTTGCGGACGCCGAACAAGAGGCTTGGATCGCAGGCCAACGGGCGGGCATCATCCAAGTCAACAAGACGACATCGCATGACACCACCAAAATCGCCGAGGTGGTGCGTGAGTTCGTGGTCAAGGAACAGCAGCGGCAACCGCAATTGCAAATCACCATCACGAATGATGAATCGGACCTGATCGTTCAGCGGTTGACGTTGTTGGCCAAGAACGCATGGCAAGGCATCGTGCTGGTGTTCCTGGTGATGTGGGTTTTCTTCAACGTGCGACTTTCATTTTGGGTGGTAATGAGTCTGCCGGTCTCGTTCATGGGAGCCTTCTTTGTGCTGCCGCTGATCGGACAAACCCTGAACATGATGTCCTCGGTGGCGATCTTGATGGCGACCGGGATCTTGATGGACGACGGGATTGTGATTGCAGAGAACATTGCCAGGCATGTTTCGTTGGGGAAACATCCCATGCGGGCGGCGGTCGATGGTGTCAAAGAAGTCGCCGGTGGAGTGGTCTCGTCGTTTCTGACGACATGCTGCGTACTGTTGCCATTGGCAGTACTAGAAGGTCATATCGGAAAAGTGCTTCGTGTGATCCCGATGGTTTTGTTGACGACGCTGGCAATCAGTTTGGTCGAAGCGTTCCTGATTCTTCCCGCTCACCTCGGCCATTCGATAAAGCCCACCGATGCGAATGCTCCGCGAGGACTGAGAGCGAAGATTGACGCTGCAGTCGATTGGGTTCGTGAGAATGTGTTCGGCAAGTTGATTGATTTGGCGATCCATTGGCGGTTCCTGTCGATCGGGTTGTCGATTGCGACGTTCATCATGGCGTTGGCGATGGTCGCCGGAGGGGTCGTGAACTTCATACCCTTTCCTGATTTGGAAGGCGACATGGTCGAAGCACGTGTGTTGATGCCGCAGGGAACGCCGCTGAGCAAAACCGAAGCAATCGTCCGCGATATCAACGACGCGGTGGCGCGAACGAATGATCGGTTCCCAGATCAGCCGACCGGCGACGATCTGGTGCGTACGGTGATGTCCAAGTTCAATGAGAACAGTGACGCGGGTGAGTCGGGGCCGCACGTTGCGACGGTGACGGTTCGGATGCTCCAGCCCGATGAACGAAACACCTCTACCGCAGAATTCATTCGAGCGTTGCGGGAGGAAGTCGGGCGGGTTCCCAATGCAATTTCAGTCACGATCGCCGAAGCGACCCGTGGACCGGCGGGGCGGGCGGTCGAGGTGCTGTTTAAAAGCGACGACTTGCACATCGCTCAATCCGCCGCTCTCGAGACTCAGCAATGGATGGCTCGGTACTCTGGGGTTTACAACTTCAACACCGACCTTCGCCCCGGCAAGCAAGAGATTCGCTTGCACCTAAAACCCGATGCGGTGGCGCTTGGTTTGAATGTGCAAGCGATGGCGAGTCAGCTGAGCACAGCGTTCCAGGGGGCGAAGATCAGTGACATCCAAGCGGGAGTGGACCAATATGAAATCAATGTCCAATTGGCACCCGAAAGCCGGGACACGCTGGGATCGTTTTTGGACTTCCAATTTATTCTGGCTGGTGGGATTCAGGTTCCATTGCACTCGGTTGCTGATTTGGAAGTGACCTATGGATGGTCTAAGATCTCACGCGTCGATGGCTGGCGGACCGTGACTCTGACGGCGGATACCGACACTGACGTGGTGAACACGACCAAGTTGATGCGCGAATTTCAATCAGAGTTGATGCCCAAGTTGCTTTCGCAACATCCGGGGCTGAAGGTTTCACTTGGTGGCGAGGCCGAGCGGTCCAGTGAAACGGGATCGTCGATGGCATCGCTGTTCTTGCTGGGGCTGTTTGGTGTTTACGCCATCTTGAGTTTCCAGTTTGAAAGCTGGCTGGAACCGTTGATCGTGATGGCGGCGATTCCGATGTCGTTGATCGGAATGATCTTTGGACACATGTGGATGGGAATGGAGATTTCCATGCCCAGTTTGGTGGGATTCGTTTCACTTGCGGGGATTGTGGTCAATGACTCGATTCTGCTGGTGCTGTTTTTAAAGAAGGAACGCTCCGAAGGCAAACCGAGTTACGACTCTGCTCGCAGCGCAAGCCGTCTGCGTTTTCGCGCGATCATGTTGACCAGCATCACCACGATGGCGGGGCTGTTGCCGTTGACGCTTGAAAAGAGCACGCAAGCTCAGGTTTTGATTCCGACCGCGGTTTCGATCGTGTTTGGGCTGCTCAGCTCCACGATCTTGGTTTTGATCGTCATCCCCTGCGTCTACGTCGCGGCATGCGACGTCGGACTGATCCGACCGGACGATCACGAACCGAATCCGACAACCTAA
- a CDS encoding efflux RND transporter periplasmic adaptor subunit codes for MANPSTRELGVLRRCNEKEYSMKSAVRWGTWGKRLLVIPPIVLAVVAYAWLVKHSPPLTAKTEAETSRMLETMVVQRMDVRPKVSGYGTAKYARSWRAVTQVEGRIDQIHPELRPGSMIQEGEVLLEIDDSDYRSLVDQLNATIDQQDAEIEQLEQSIENAKKSLALENEALGVVQREFDREQTLLSRQAGSGSAIDSKRRELLVQQKAVQDLENSIALIGPQVKALQAARRQSEVQKTQAQRDIERTTITAPFRMRVGEVQLEVGQYVSVGENLFEGYSGAEMEVEAQLSLYDIHRLLVAEVDRTKIDEQFTQAAFREAFAFDAVVNVAGSELTESYKGRFLRVREVVDAQTKMVGFVVGVENVPPPQQEHPQPPLLEGVFCDVDVFGTTLSDQVVIPRRAIRNGSVYLLDDQNRLTTQDVELTFTQDDYAVVASGLNGGERLVIANPSPAIIGMLVEPIEAKEAAEELIASVEATDTDL; via the coding sequence ATGGCTAATCCTAGTACCCGCGAGCTTGGGGTCCTGAGAAGATGCAACGAGAAAGAATACAGTATGAAGTCCGCAGTGCGATGGGGAACGTGGGGCAAGCGGTTGCTGGTGATTCCGCCAATCGTTTTGGCCGTCGTTGCCTATGCTTGGTTAGTCAAACATTCCCCTCCGTTGACGGCGAAAACCGAGGCTGAAACCTCTCGGATGCTCGAAACGATGGTGGTTCAGCGAATGGACGTTCGTCCAAAAGTCAGCGGGTATGGAACCGCCAAGTACGCGCGTTCTTGGCGAGCGGTCACGCAGGTCGAAGGACGCATCGATCAAATTCATCCTGAGCTTCGTCCTGGATCCATGATCCAAGAAGGCGAGGTGCTGCTTGAGATAGACGATTCCGATTATCGCTCCTTGGTCGATCAGTTGAATGCCACGATTGACCAGCAAGACGCCGAGATCGAACAGTTGGAACAATCGATCGAGAACGCTAAGAAGAGTCTCGCACTTGAAAATGAAGCCCTGGGTGTCGTGCAGCGGGAATTCGATCGTGAACAGACGCTTTTGTCTCGGCAAGCGGGATCGGGTTCTGCGATCGATTCGAAACGTCGCGAATTGCTGGTTCAACAAAAAGCGGTGCAGGATCTGGAAAACAGCATCGCGTTGATCGGCCCTCAAGTCAAAGCCTTGCAGGCGGCTCGGCGTCAATCCGAAGTCCAGAAAACACAGGCTCAGCGGGACATTGAACGAACCACAATCACCGCGCCCTTTCGGATGCGTGTGGGCGAGGTGCAATTGGAAGTCGGGCAATACGTCAGTGTGGGCGAGAATCTGTTCGAGGGTTACAGCGGAGCCGAGATGGAAGTCGAAGCTCAGTTGTCGCTGTATGACATTCACCGGTTGCTTGTCGCTGAAGTTGACCGAACCAAGATCGATGAGCAATTTACTCAGGCAGCATTCCGGGAAGCGTTCGCGTTTGACGCGGTGGTCAACGTCGCAGGTAGCGAGTTGACCGAATCCTACAAGGGCCGCTTCTTGCGTGTCCGTGAAGTCGTGGATGCTCAGACCAAGATGGTGGGGTTCGTCGTCGGTGTCGAAAACGTTCCGCCACCCCAACAAGAGCATCCTCAGCCGCCATTGTTGGAAGGCGTGTTTTGCGACGTGGATGTATTTGGCACGACACTATCCGACCAAGTCGTGATCCCGCGTCGAGCGATTCGCAATGGATCGGTGTACCTGCTTGACGATCAAAATCGATTGACCACTCAGGACGTTGAGTTGACGTTCACGCAAGACGACTACGCGGTCGTTGCCTCGGGGTTGAACGGTGGCGAACGCCTCGTGATCGCAAATCCGTCGCCAGCGATCATTGGAATGTTGGTCGAACCGATCGAGGCAAAAGAGGCCGCCGAGGAATTGATCGCTTCGGTCGAAGCGACTGATACGGATCTGTGA
- a CDS encoding sensor histidine kinase has product MCAAFFVVQLLAKSLVTNTTRQRARDYAAAELMMIHSDAQWSSALPEDVVQREKVLLEGLRSELLNDKIDFKILALQDSAPYDNLPQIELPTSSTPLGAMELSRLKSLQPQYREWLSRQIAEDRPDVERPLDLGENEAMSRIGFLGTTVFAEDGPVDDRYIYYSPVFFKPTCVLSCHSPTGGAISTSPNEDPDKLASQYPFRVFRVSMPYQETHELTTWIRAIVIALAMLIIAVTLFVLHAIIRYLVLQPLYHLRDVSDAITHGDTNQRATIDTEDEFRELADAFNRMLRHLTETQDKIQEVNRELDARVDQFAQLNLQLYEANRLKSDFLANMSHELRTPLNSIIGFSEVLQGIDSLNDKQRRYAGNIRKSGRLLLEMINDILDLAKVEAGKMEVRRAEFDLSRLVSAQCDMIHSLSEEKNISLTVEIPDDLPKAYQDQNKLGQILNNLLSNAIKFTPEGGMITVHIEDVKNGRFRLSVSDTGVGIAEEDQPIIFQKFRQSQKVLNDEGLTREFSGTGLGLSIVKELAKLLGGEVDFESELGRGSRFWVTLPWRLTNASTISMPPAGAIPPALQDAASNQAG; this is encoded by the coding sequence ATGTGTGCTGCATTTTTCGTGGTCCAATTGTTAGCCAAGAGTCTGGTCACCAACACGACCCGGCAACGAGCACGCGATTACGCGGCGGCCGAGCTGATGATGATCCACAGCGACGCACAATGGTCCTCGGCACTGCCCGAAGACGTCGTGCAGCGAGAAAAGGTCCTGCTTGAGGGGCTACGATCCGAGCTGCTCAATGACAAGATTGACTTTAAAATCTTGGCGTTGCAGGATTCGGCCCCCTACGACAACTTGCCCCAAATCGAATTGCCGACCTCGAGCACTCCACTCGGAGCGATGGAATTATCACGGCTGAAAAGTCTGCAGCCTCAGTATCGTGAATGGCTCAGTCGCCAAATCGCCGAAGACCGACCCGACGTCGAGCGTCCGTTGGATTTGGGCGAAAACGAGGCGATGAGCCGGATCGGATTTCTTGGCACCACGGTGTTTGCCGAAGATGGTCCGGTGGATGATCGTTACATCTATTACTCGCCGGTTTTTTTCAAACCAACATGTGTGTTGTCGTGTCACAGCCCCACCGGCGGCGCGATCTCGACGTCGCCCAACGAGGACCCCGACAAGCTTGCGTCGCAATATCCATTTCGTGTGTTCCGCGTCAGCATGCCGTATCAGGAAACACATGAGCTAACGACGTGGATTCGCGCGATCGTGATTGCGTTGGCGATGTTGATTATCGCGGTCACGCTGTTTGTCTTGCACGCGATTATCCGTTACTTGGTCCTGCAACCGCTGTATCACCTGCGTGATGTCAGCGATGCGATCACGCACGGTGATACCAACCAACGTGCTACGATCGATACCGAAGACGAGTTTCGGGAATTGGCCGACGCGTTTAACCGAATGCTTCGTCACCTCACCGAGACTCAGGATAAGATTCAGGAAGTCAATCGCGAATTGGATGCTCGGGTGGATCAGTTTGCACAGTTGAACCTCCAGCTGTACGAAGCGAACCGGCTGAAGAGCGACTTTTTGGCCAACATGAGCCATGAATTGCGAACGCCACTGAACAGCATCATTGGGTTTTCCGAAGTGCTGCAGGGCATCGATTCGCTAAACGATAAACAGCGTCGGTATGCGGGAAATATCCGTAAAAGCGGGCGTTTATTGCTTGAAATGATCAACGATATCCTTGATTTGGCCAAGGTCGAAGCAGGCAAAATGGAAGTCCGCCGGGCTGAATTTGATCTGTCGCGATTGGTGTCGGCGCAGTGCGATATGATCCACTCGCTGTCCGAAGAAAAGAACATTTCGTTGACGGTCGAGATTCCGGATGATCTGCCCAAAGCGTACCAAGATCAAAACAAACTTGGTCAGATCCTCAACAATTTGCTCAGCAATGCGATCAAGTTTACACCCGAAGGCGGGATGATCACGGTGCATATCGAGGATGTGAAAAATGGTCGCTTTCGGTTGTCCGTCAGTGACACCGGAGTCGGGATCGCCGAAGAGGATCAACCGATCATTTTCCAAAAGTTTCGTCAGAGCCAAAAGGTACTTAATGACGAAGGCTTGACTCGCGAGTTCTCGGGGACCGGGCTTGGCTTGTCGATTGTCAAAGAATTGGCGAAGTTGCTCGGCGGCGAAGTCGATTTTGAAAGCGAACTGGGACGCGGCAGCCGATTTTGGGTCACGCTGCCGTGGCGTTTGACGAACGCTTCGACGATTTCGATGCCACCGGCTGGGGCGATACCTCCGGCACTGCAAGACGCCGCCAGCAACCAAGCGGGATAG
- the rnhA gene encoding ribonuclease HI, with amino-acid sequence MKKVDLFTDGACSGNPGPGGWAFILRCKKTDKELERSDGEPESTNNRMELMAVIRGLESLKEPCEVTLHADSTYVGQGMTSWMKGWKSRGWKRKDGSKLVPIKNEELWRELDQLMQKHKIIFNHVKGHAGHLENERCDKLAVEAYQKYLPRSAR; translated from the coding sequence ATGAAAAAAGTCGATCTGTTTACTGACGGTGCGTGTAGCGGAAATCCAGGCCCAGGGGGGTGGGCATTCATTCTGCGATGTAAAAAAACGGATAAAGAACTCGAACGCAGCGACGGCGAACCGGAATCGACCAACAATCGGATGGAGTTGATGGCGGTGATCCGAGGGCTCGAATCGCTAAAGGAACCTTGCGAAGTCACCTTGCATGCCGACAGTACCTATGTGGGCCAGGGGATGACTAGCTGGATGAAGGGGTGGAAGAGTCGCGGTTGGAAACGCAAAGACGGATCCAAGTTGGTGCCAATCAAGAACGAGGAACTGTGGCGTGAACTCGATCAATTGATGCAAAAGCACAAGATCATCTTCAATCACGTCAAAGGTCACGCTGGCCATCTCGAGAACGAACGCTGCGACAAGTTGGCGGTCGAGGCGTACCAAAAATACCTACCCCGATCGGCTCGCTAA
- a CDS encoding DNA gyrase subunit B, whose amino-acid sequence MSDDPQSEPTSDDAPPAADANATPEVASTSDPAAGGEAAPEAAVERAAGQQVASIQVSTAPKANSEYTDKDLQHLSDLEHVRERPGMYIGDTSTRGLHHLVYEVVDNSIDEAMAGFASAVSVTVHTDGSVTVEDDGRGIPVTRHDQLSEELDREVSTLEGVMTVLKFGGKFEKGAYQTSGGLHGVGVTVVNFLSQWAEVEVSRDGFTWTQEYERGVPTGPVVKGRVTKRAGTKTTFKADNQIFSVTKYSFDTLYKRLQELAFLNSGVHIKFHDERNGEGGDFKYERGIVEFVEHLNRASDVLHSDVIQLQGDKDGTQFDIAMQYSAEYTENVQSYVNNIHTIEGGTHVSGFRSALTRTLNNYGKKENLFKGSAVPGGDDFREGITAVISVRVPHPQFEGQTKTKLGNSDVESIVAAGVGEQLAKYFEENPRVAKTIVRKGLLAAEAREAARKAKDLLRKRKDALGGGGLPGKLRDCISKKMEECEVYLVEGDSAGGSAEGGRMRHYQAILPLRGKIINAYKSREDKVLANEEVQSMIQAIGTGIGADQDLSKRRYNKVIIMTDADVDGSHIRTLLLCFFYRQMYQLVAAGHVYVAQPPLFRVQHGKSRYYIQSEEEMKSQLLERGLNDTYFEAEDGRRAEGETMRQLCITLASMEDAILALERRGFSLKIHAVRQDPVTGRLPALLLTHENEEHWFHNQEDVETMLNERGWRLDNEEVDEDELQLTSDEAGEAKTESEAEPEVFAHLAELHEVRTINSGLKDLTPLQFTLEDLIPIERTGSTTARFELVRGEDVRRPLEDLRELLPEVRAAGEKGLQVTRFKGLGEMNAEELRETTLDPTNRTLVKVNMTDVGAADEMFRLLMGEKVEPRRDFIEKHALDVRNLDV is encoded by the coding sequence ATGAGCGACGACCCCCAATCGGAACCCACCTCCGACGACGCACCTCCTGCAGCTGACGCAAACGCGACTCCCGAAGTTGCCTCGACCTCTGACCCAGCGGCAGGCGGCGAAGCGGCCCCTGAAGCAGCCGTCGAGCGAGCCGCTGGTCAACAGGTTGCCTCGATCCAAGTCTCCACCGCCCCCAAAGCAAACTCGGAATATACCGACAAAGATTTGCAGCACCTTTCGGACCTTGAACACGTCCGCGAGCGTCCGGGGATGTACATCGGTGACACCTCGACGCGGGGGCTGCACCACTTGGTTTACGAAGTCGTCGACAACTCGATCGACGAAGCGATGGCGGGATTCGCCAGCGCCGTATCGGTGACGGTCCATACCGACGGCAGCGTCACGGTCGAAGATGACGGACGGGGGATTCCCGTCACGCGTCACGACCAACTTTCCGAAGAACTCGACCGCGAAGTCAGTACGCTCGAAGGCGTGATGACGGTGTTGAAGTTTGGTGGCAAATTTGAAAAAGGGGCCTACCAAACCTCGGGCGGTCTGCACGGCGTCGGCGTGACGGTCGTGAATTTCTTGAGCCAATGGGCCGAAGTCGAGGTCAGCCGTGATGGGTTCACCTGGACGCAAGAGTACGAGCGCGGCGTCCCCACCGGTCCGGTGGTCAAAGGCCGTGTGACCAAGCGAGCCGGTACGAAGACAACGTTCAAAGCCGACAATCAGATCTTTAGTGTGACGAAGTACAGCTTCGACACGCTCTATAAACGGCTTCAGGAATTAGCGTTTCTGAACAGTGGCGTGCACATCAAATTCCATGATGAACGCAATGGCGAAGGAGGTGATTTCAAGTACGAGCGTGGGATCGTCGAGTTTGTCGAGCATCTCAATCGCGCCAGCGATGTGTTGCACAGCGACGTGATTCAATTGCAAGGCGATAAAGACGGAACTCAGTTCGATATCGCAATGCAGTACAGCGCTGAGTACACCGAGAACGTCCAATCCTACGTCAACAATATCCATACGATCGAAGGCGGTACCCACGTTTCGGGGTTCCGATCGGCGTTGACGCGGACGTTGAACAATTACGGCAAGAAAGAAAATCTATTCAAAGGATCCGCGGTTCCTGGCGGCGACGATTTCCGCGAAGGCATCACCGCGGTGATTAGCGTTCGCGTGCCGCATCCGCAATTCGAAGGGCAAACGAAAACCAAGCTAGGTAACAGCGACGTCGAAAGCATCGTCGCCGCCGGCGTGGGCGAACAGTTGGCCAAGTACTTTGAAGAAAACCCGCGGGTCGCCAAAACGATTGTTCGCAAAGGCTTGCTGGCGGCGGAAGCTCGCGAGGCAGCACGCAAGGCGAAGGACTTGCTGCGAAAACGTAAAGACGCGTTGGGCGGCGGCGGATTGCCCGGGAAACTTCGCGATTGCATCAGCAAAAAGATGGAAGAGTGCGAAGTGTACCTGGTGGAAGGTGACTCGGCAGGTGGTTCGGCCGAAGGTGGCCGGATGCGGCATTACCAAGCCATCCTGCCGCTTCGCGGTAAGATCATCAACGCTTACAAGAGCCGCGAAGACAAGGTGCTGGCCAATGAAGAAGTCCAGTCGATGATTCAAGCGATCGGCACCGGGATCGGGGCTGATCAAGATTTGAGCAAGCGTCGCTACAACAAAGTCATCATCATGACCGACGCCGACGTCGACGGTAGTCACATTCGCACGCTGTTGCTGTGTTTCTTCTATCGTCAAATGTATCAATTGGTTGCCGCGGGGCACGTCTATGTCGCTCAGCCGCCTTTGTTCCGCGTCCAGCACGGCAAGTCGCGTTACTACATTCAAAGCGAAGAAGAGATGAAGTCTCAATTGCTTGAACGTGGTTTGAACGACACCTATTTCGAAGCCGAAGACGGACGCCGGGCCGAAGGCGAAACGATGCGGCAGTTGTGTATCACGCTAGCGTCGATGGAAGATGCGATCTTGGCACTCGAGCGTCGTGGTTTCAGTTTGAAGATTCATGCGGTTCGCCAAGATCCCGTGACCGGCCGCTTGCCCGCTTTATTGTTGACCCACGAAAACGAAGAGCATTGGTTCCACAATCAAGAAGACGTCGAGACGATGCTTAACGAGCGTGGATGGCGACTCGATAACGAAGAGGTCGACGAGGACGAGTTGCAGCTGACCTCGGACGAAGCTGGCGAAGCGAAGACCGAATCGGAAGCGGAACCCGAGGTGTTTGCCCACTTGGCCGAGCTTCACGAGGTGCGGACGATCAACAGCGGATTGAAGGATTTGACCCCGCTACAGTTCACGCTGGAGGATTTAATTCCGATCGAGCGAACGGGGTCGACGACCGCGCGATTCGAATTGGTCCGTGGCGAAGACGTTCGGCGTCCCTTGGAAGACCTTCGTGAACTGCTTCCCGAAGTTCGGGCGGCGGGTGAGAAAGGGTTGCAAGTGACTCGCTTTAAAGGACTGGGTGAAATGAACGCGGAGGAGCTCCGCGAAACAACCCTCGATCCGACCAACCGAACGCTTGTCAAAGTGAACATGACCGATGTCGGTGCTGCCGATGAAATGTTCCGCTTGCTGATGGGCGAGAAGGTCGAGCCACGCCGCGATTTCATCGAAAAGCACGCTCTGGACGTACGAAATCTCGACGTGTAA